From the genome of Anopheles funestus chromosome 2RL, idAnoFuneDA-416_04, whole genome shotgun sequence:
GGATGCCGTTTTAAGTTACAGTATTGCTTCAAAATACCGGTAGCAGTTGAGTCTTTTAACAGGacatacagggtttttctattcagtttagactagccgcacactttttcctgctctgcgtacttgatttttgacgcaggtaggcaaacaaacatggTGCTTGCTAATAATCAAGTGCGccgagtaggaaaaagtgtgcggctagtctaaactgaatagaaaaaccctgtaagatcaattgataattgaattttttcatcacatttccctttatcaatttaatttttttattatataaacTATATCCGTCAAGAATATTGTGCCAAGGGGTTATGTTCCAGGAGTTATCTAATTGATTGTTTAGTAACACTTGCTTTATCACAGCTTAAGCTTAAAaactgtttgcttttgctgaagGGAATATAATTTAGCATTGACTGAATGTAATGTTATTAGAATCACTGCAACAAATTCAGTCTTGCTAATGTAATTCTTTTATTCCTAAGATGGCTATGAGGAGACATATCATATGATCTGCTTCCGAGCCAACTCATTGTACACAACCATTGCATAATGTGTTGATATAGATCGCACGACTTTGAACACgtcattcttgtttttttccatgCCGTCCATGCATACAACCGGCCCCTGCGAACAAAGTCACCGAACGTGTGAGCTCCAAACTAGTCCAATTTCGTGATCTTCGGATTAGGGAATTATTAAGCAGTGCTTCAAATAATGGTTCATAATGGCAGTGCGCCTTGAAGTCAACTTCAACTAATTGCTTTGTTGCACGACACTCGCGCACAGCGGACTATTGTTAAGATACGTTACGATTCGTTAGACGAGGGTTGAAGGGATTCGTAAGGTGCATCGTACTTCGTTAGCACATTCAGAAACGTTCACAGTCTGAATGGCAAGTGGATGTGTCCGAGCAGCGATCACTCAAGTTCGAGGTGCTTTGTGTGCACGTTTGTTGTTGCCCTGAGGCATCGACGTTGAAACCTGCTGCTGCTAGAATCTTCCGCTTCTACCTTCTGCACAAATCGGCACAAGGTGATCAGGAGGCTGGCGCAAAGGCACGATCGGTTGTGTAATGTTGTTTTAACATGAGCAATGTAGTAGCTCGTTTAAATGTATTGATTGTCACCAGGGAGAAGTAATGCACTGGTCAGGTACTTAGACGAACCGGTTTGCTTATTTGTCATCTGAATTTGTTTACACGGTCCTTCAAAAGCTACAACGCAATTCGGTGATAGCACTGCCAAATATTACTCTTAATATTGTCTACACATGGGGGACATTGGTATTATTCGTATGAAGAATGTTCGATTCAACGAGCGGGACTTTCGCTTTTGACCGAATTGTCCACTCCAACGTACCAATCGGTTTTGTCGTTTGGTTCACGTTCGTTTGGCAAAAAGCTCAAGAAGGAACTAGCTCCCCGAAAGGCCACCGCTTACGGACGGCCTTCGTTAAGACGTGTCAAGAATGCCGACTAGTTTTGTCCAGTCGTAGTAAATAGCTATGCGTTTCTTTCGTGGTGGCCTTACATGGTGGCCTTTGTCACAATATCCTTGGCGGAAGGAGTGGTTTTGAACAAGAAGGTTTCTTCCTTACTTCTTGTTTCGTTATTGTACTGTGATCAACAAAACTGGTCGTACGGGTTCGGTGCGATAAGAGCAGCTTTTATCAATTCCCCACAGCTTAGGAGAGAACGTTTCTGAATAAGCGTGTCTACGATGGGACAAGTCTTCCACCGTTAGTTAACTTAATGCGTGACAAAGCACCACCCTTCCATCATGGACACACGTTCTCATGAGAAACTGATCGCTGGAATGTGGTTTTGAAAGATGTTCCGCAGCGTCCAATGTTGACAGATTGGGAGGAAGGAAGTAATACATGGCTTGAAATCTATCAACCACCAAACTGGCCAAAACTCTATCCGCGACTAGATCAGATCAACTGATTGATCAAccattgttgttttggtggCTTGTATACCTTTCACTTTTTCACCAGTTTCCGGCCACCGACAAGTCCGGACAACCGTGAACACATTCATATTACCGAGATGAGAGCCGCTGAGGTAGAAAGAAAATCGAAATCCGATCGGAAAAATGGAGCTGGAAAAATAGTTTCACGTCGGTAATAAACATACAACGCTTCGTAGGGCTACTACTAGTAGCGGAACGGTGGCGAACTTagctggaaaagaaaatgatgatCATATTTACGTAACCGGAAGGTAACCTCTTTCCTCGTCaccccaaacacacacgttTGGCGGTGCAATTACCGCTGCTGTCCATGCGGGGGATGGAGGTTTGTGGAGGATGGATGAAGAGGATCATTTATCGATCGCCGGAGATTCGATGGACTCGCCATAAACAAGCTACCGGTGGGTGCTTCAAGATTTGCCATAGGAAAAGTCACCACTTTACACACTCGCTTGTGCGTACCCGCATACGTGGCATGTGGATGATGGTTGCGAAAGTGGCAAGAgcaaaaatggtaaacaataacaaaaaaacaaaacgaaaaaatacacacaagcaTCGCGCTCCTTGTCCGTTCGCCACATCTCGATTGGTTTCCGCCGGTAGGAAAACCGTTTGCACAAATATTACAGTTTCACTGAATTTAATAACACTAATTAAATTCACTCACCACTCAGGACAACGGGGGTGTACCGAAGTCGTGGAGATTGGTTGGGTGGTTTTTCCTTTGGCCTTCGGCTTGTAACTTCAAGCACAAGACCGAAGTCGGAAAGAGAAATCGCACCACCATCATATGTGTATCGAATAATTTTCCGTTCCATCGCGTCCCACCAGATCCACACACTTGTTGTCACGTGAATTGTTTAGTTAATGCTGTATATTGAgcggtgaaaattaaaatatgctCATCCAGCTGGGTTTATCGAGAGTTTTCATTAATATCGCTATCGGGGCCTGTACAACCTATCATCATCTGCGGGCATACGCATGGCGGTCCGGCTATCGATCTTCGGCGCGCTTCGAAGAGGTGGACGACGGCAACGAACGTGTATTGTTACAAACCTTCCATCCCTCCCATCAACATAAGCAACGCTTGACGCTTTCTCGCGTCCACTTTTATGCCGCCATTGCACAACCGAGCCGTGGTGGCATCGCGACTACCGAAGCACATTCAAAGCGCTGGCCAAAGTGACGATGACCTATCGTGTTTCCACCTGTGAGCCGCTGCTTACGACACACGAAAACATCAATTGCAAGCATTGGGGTAGTGTTACcatttgtttgccatttttttacttcacacATCATCTTAGCGAACtcgaaaataaaaaggcacaAAAGCTATGTGATAACATGTAGCTCCGAAATAGATCAATCGATTTGCTACACCGTTGTATGAACGGATAACTCGTACATGAACCTCGTTACACACAGCGGGTCTACTGACTTGATCGCAACCGtaacaaaaaagacacaaataaaaatgaaagcttTCCTACAGTATTTGCACAAAGACCTCGGACACGGTGACTCTCGGACGAAACCGTACAGTGCAAGTTATTGTCCCTGCTAGTTATTGTGTGAGGAGAACGGTGCATTGCGCTGGTGCATCGGAATGCATCGGCAGGGCGAATAACGATTAGCATTAGCCACGGTTACTATTGTGCACCCTTCGtgcggtttgttttgctgaatCGTGTGCCTCTATGTATTACACCACCAAACGAAGTCGCCAGTGAggattttgtgtatttttgtttgtatgtccGATCCCCTCTCCAGAATTGCAAAAGGACAGCAGTTTGGATGGATACTTTTTCAAAACGTActtaattattgttttctaCATTATTTTCGCTACGTCTTGTTGATTAGTATACTACTATAGGTCACCCTGGCTCCCTGGCTATTCGTTTCCACACATGAATATGTAAGTTTCATCATgcttaaaaatcaattaacatTAAGGGGAAATTTTTAATCGGTGCTTTTCTCATTAGCGGAAATCTCGCGACCGGGAAATTCCATTCTCACACACAAGGTGTCGTTGACTTGCTTTCTGAAGGTAACCTTTACGGCAGAACATCTACGGGCAGCGGCCGAAAGGGTGAAAGAAACCGCCAAAAAAGCAGACCACCGAACGATACCGAAATGGCGTCGCACAGTCAAAGAGTGTGCAAAGGTAATGGGAGAAATTTATTACATCATAAGCGAAGCTGCTTAATTTCCGCCAACCTGCGTATCTTTGCTGATCGTGTGGAGCTTGTTTTGTTAAGGTTCGCTGGAATGGGCTGGGTGTTATCTCCCTGTTGCTTTTAGTGCGCCCAGCTGTGTGATGACCAGTTAGGCAACGTTCATCAACTATTCTTCGCCTGACCTAGCGGTATATGGTGTAGAAAACTGTTTCCTTTCACAGTAGAAGAACGGTATCGGAACAAATAGTTGAACATTTCTGGTTGAAAGGGTGCTATCTGGCGATCGCGAGCGGTGATACTAATTAGAGGGCAAACGTATGTTCTACAAACGGTGTTTGAATCAAAACCCTTACTTTCGATCGTTGTGCATCTGTGTTTTTCTCTGAGAGTAAATTACGTTTTTAGATTaatgtaatatttaaataaaaatgatctcCCATTTGGCTGCAGTAGTGTACATGCAACTTAACtattgacaaaaaaatggtgcGCTATTCCGAACTGAACGAAGCGGATTTATGACTGAAAACAGAATATGTTTAAAATCGATTTAATTCTCAACTACGGCATCAAATCTTGtgtggaaaagcgtttttgtaaactaagaagaaaaatagaaacaatataTTGATGCAGAGAAAAAATCTACTCACGTTTTCAAACGATCATGTAATACTTACCATCAGAAATGCTAAACAATCTGTTTGTAATAGACCCCAGCGGCTTTTGTTTACATCTGAGCTTATCAAAATGTCAACGCTTATCTGTTTTGCTGGTTGCAGCTGGTTTAGTTCACTTTGGCCAATAATATACCCTCAATCAATGCTCAAACATTATCGCTCGCAGTTAGTTCATCGTTTGGTTTTGCAGTGAAATGTTCGATCCCACGGATCATCAACACCGGCGTTACAATCCACTGAACGGACAGTGGATACTGGTGAGTCCACATCGCATGAAACGGCCCTGGTCCGGGCAAGAGGAACACCCTCAGTCTGATGATCTGCCCGAGTTCGACCCAACAAATCCACTTTGTCCGGGGGTGACCCGTCCCAATGGAGTCGTAAGTGTACATCTCAAGGTCACATTGACTGTCAGGCCCTTGAGCCGCTGCATCGTACGATCGATAATGATACTGACATTACTTTGTTGTGCAAGAAAAATCCCATTTACGAGTCGACGTTCGTGTTTACCAACGATTTTCCGGCCCTGTTGGAGCAGGTGCCGGAACCACTGGCAAGCGATGATCCACTGTTCCAGATAGCACCAGCACAGGGCACCTGCAGAGTTATGTGTTTCCATCCCAAGTCGAACAAAACACTTCCGCTGATGACGCCGAAGGAGATTCGCAATATCATTGATGCTTGGATCGCGGAATTTCGGACACTAGCGCAACGGTACTGTTGGGTGCAGATTTTCGAAAACAAGGGCGCCACAATGGGATGTTCGAACCCACACCCGCACTGTCAGATATGGGCTTGCTCCTTCTTACCGAGTGAGCCGAAGATTAAGGATGATATGTTGCGGCAATACTACACCAAGCATGGAACACCTTTGCTAGATGATTACGTGAAGCAGGAATTAGTTAAACGGGTAAATGAATgcatgaaatggaaatgaatggAGAATGCTGCATCCAACGTAAATGGTTATACCGTTATacaaattgttaatttttgcgCTTTTCAGGAGCGTATCGTAATCGAAAACCCGGACTGGCTCGTGGTGGTTCCGTTCTGGGCAGTATGGCCATACGAGACGATGCTGATTTCACGGAACCGTAACAAGCGTATCTCCGATCTAACAGTGTCGCAGATCAACAATCTAGCGATCGTGATCAAGGAGCTGACCATCAAGTATGACAATCTCTTCAAATGTTCGTTTCCGTACAGCATGGGTTGGCATGGTGCACCCACGGCAGAGCTGGCGAATGGCGCTGCAAGTGACCAACACTGGACCCTACATGCAATTTACCTACCACCTTTGCTTCGTTCGGCCACGGTGCGAAAGTTTATGGTGGGTTTCGAGTTGCTATGTCAATCGCAGCGTGACTTGACGGCTGAACAAGCTGCCGATAGGCTTCGCGGACTATCCGGCAAACGACATTACAGCGATCAGCTTTGAATAGGGTACTGATGAGTGAGCTATCTAATCGTGCCATGGCCATATCAATTCACTATTGGGATAGATAGCTTAGATAACGGCATAGGCAGGGTTCTCGGTGATTGTATGTACATTCCAGTGAATATAAATAAAGTGCCTTTCAACGATTTATATATGTTAAGAGTGGCGTTATTCgattaataattatatacatttGATGACGTAGTAGAAAACCTAGAGAAGAATTACAGATGCTTCATCGATAAGATGTAGGACGATCGTTTTATGTTatcaattgttttattatggtTTGATTGTCTCTTGAATTCCTTACCGtttgcaaagaaaattattattttttattaaacagtGCCGATGTacattgtttttgtgtgataGGAGACGCATCTCGTCACATTGTAGCGATCATCCCAAGGACATAACTCGAGCGTGCTTTAACACACCGACGAGTCAGATAGGGGTTTTGGCTCGCGAAGAAATGTCAAAAAGGCAAACCTTGAAAGGGAGCAACTCATGGAAGCGTGTCTCCTACAACACGTGCTCGGATGTTCGTAGTACTATTTTGATCGTAAACAAGTTATGCTTCAAACGAAGACTTTTCAACAAGGACTTAATCAATGGGCGGGATCAAGCGAGAAGGACAATCAGATGGTTAAGCTTTATATACAAAACCATTAACCGTGAATTGGGGGATATACctacaaaaatgagttgaattTTCCAAAAGCCCATAAAAGATACCGAAATATCTATTGATACAGTGTGTTGATTAGAGCTGTGTAACTGTAGGCTTAGCTATGTGATTGGGTATATGTTTAAATGTATAAAGTTGTCTATAAACCAAGGTGATTGGTTCTGCTTTTCCTTCGAGTTTTGACTTCTGTATATATTACGATCCTGCAATGAAGCTAAAAACGAGTCCCTTCACTTTACCGTGTTGCGATCATCGGTTTCATCCGTTTGACATCATTGTGCAAAGCAATTTATCACATTCCTTTACCGACGCAGATGTCTGTACGATCTGTAAAGGCCGAGGTTTATTGATCGACAGATGATCGCACCCCTGCTCATATACCATATTTGCTGAGCATGGACGGAAAATTATTACAGCAGTAGGAAAGGGAGAgacagtttgaaaaaaaaaagttataccGGTAGCTTAAGCTCAAATGCCGCGTGCCACACCCTTGGACTGAGTACACAAGTTTGCGTCAGCAAAATATGCGATCTACGACTCGAGGCGAGGTGTACCACCGGTGACCCATTCTTTAATGTTTGCTTACTCGTCTCTTAATTTGAGAGCGCGAACTAAGGTATTCCAGCAAAATCTAGCTTGATCGTCTAGAAGTAGAAGAATCAATTCAGGTTATGTGTGGCTTCGTTACGTCTTCAATTTCCGATGTTTGACCGGACGATGTTTAACTTCCAAATTTTGGGTTGCGTCTGAAGTAAGCAGTCTTTTTGTAGGTCTGTACCATGGTTTGTTTAACTGTGTGATGTTCAAGAGCTGGAGCACTACCATAAGAGGTTAGCAGTACCGATCCGTTAGTTCGTACGATAAACTCACGGCCGTGGCCTGTGGTAGTTGGTCAAGTATAAAGTACCATCATCCGCGTGCGTGGCTATGTCCGAATGAACTTCGTATAACTGCATACTTGTTCGTGTTCGAATATAACCTCGGTACGCGGTAAAGGCTAAGGATGGAATGCTTAGCTGCGTATAACTAGGGCTGAAACTTAGGAGGTTTGCCACAAGCGAAACAACCTCGGTCAACTGCGTGATCAGCATTGTAAACATTGCACAGTTGTAAGACGAATAAACGGAATGCCAGACAGAGTGTTACTATCGGTGGGATGTGTTCGGTCACTAGGTTATTACTGGGCGACCGTACGTGCACTTCCTAGTGAAGTGTCATATATATCACGTCTAAccatttatttctattttggaAAGATATCTAGGTAACTCAGTAAAAGATAATTGTATTAAGCTCGAATATTGCGCGGAATGTGAACATCCAAATCATGACACTATTTGTTCATACGCCAATAGAATTGGGGTCCATACTTTGATGAAAAATCTTTGGAAAAATTCAATCACGTCGGTCCACATAAACTTATGCTAGTGGGACCAAACGAAGACactgatgtaaaaaaaatgtgccaaAAATTGTTACGAACTAAATACAAATGTCTCATGTTTGCATTACAattaaactttacaatataatattttatgccGTACATCAATTGAACCatcttcaatttcttcaagTCATTATTCGAAACAACCAACAATATAATGTATGAAATGGTTGAGTTTACTATGGGCAAGTGGGAACAATTCCCCTTCCTTTCGAATAGAATATGCGTGATTGGTTTACGAATACGATTCGGTGTAGCTTTTACGGTTGAATTAGTCAATTCCCATCTGGAGATGCTAATACACATTCATCTTCCGGTGGGCTACAACACAATGGCGGGCATTGAATCACCG
Proteins encoded in this window:
- the LOC125761039 gene encoding probable galactose-1-phosphate uridylyltransferase; the encoded protein is MFDPTDHQHRRYNPLNGQWILVSPHRMKRPWSGQEEHPQSDDLPEFDPTNPLCPGVTRPNGVKNPIYESTFVFTNDFPALLEQVPEPLASDDPLFQIAPAQGTCRVMCFHPKSNKTLPLMTPKEIRNIIDAWIAEFRTLAQRYCWVQIFENKGATMGCSNPHPHCQIWACSFLPSEPKIKDDMLRQYYTKHGTPLLDDYVKQELVKRERIVIENPDWLVVVPFWAVWPYETMLISRNRNKRISDLTVSQINNLAIVIKELTIKYDNLFKCSFPYSMGWHGAPTAELANGAASDQHWTLHAIYLPPLLRSATVRKFMVGFELLCQSQRDLTAEQAADRLRGLSGKRHYSDQL